One window of the Camelus ferus isolate YT-003-E chromosome 12, BCGSAC_Cfer_1.0, whole genome shotgun sequence genome contains the following:
- the FAM186A gene encoding protein FAM186A produces MQTETDNEHEAEKETLDFTVRYKDVLDRSDIPKLEIPFTIQDVIAKTEQAQLHRAREGLNMELSDIMHNVQRILNRYTVDEHVHSGRKIFLEEHKKRRTSLLEKLAAYIKSADIKDKTLADFLAWLEEWHAILSGMTAINTDEHYHWIAQMEMLPETFKSIENSVKILSRISTSMLEEKRKQKKTTAFRGSLWKSWKERVIKRPAAAHALRPDQMISDEFATNTKVSEIQDMLQELIGTAMFNKLENNAIKYISATIRNLSKALSTLKDEVKFINLQSANMYINETSEGEKEISLKIVQDLSEKNEMLQQKLQEAEEKYEQLIQSKGVEHQALPTSTLEVLSEPSPQSSMAVSQAHIEDSIDNILSKEFKNTPDEVQRKGTKLLGIKWDSAISYIDPAEMISDLTDQQYSLLEKKQKKSSEDITEDKISEKKGGAYEKDETNQYQSQKGKHVKGPPVPKTSESSSNDDKGKHKVAGTKLDHHFELPALEEKRKEIKSFSEAKSKSSTESKSQHALADFPSTDTKSQGGKSGTSSLWERLRKAKPEYSLSKSQISSGNKEELTTESTDKEGKHKMSSLAEPFRLSQLDYSNEKLKTKGKKHQTSPGTTASKEEKTEEKDMLVSNKKVKSYELVKSQPRTTKETSDSTRALGSPDSKNEQNNIEEFQKAIMAFLKEKTDNIGKPLDKKTVPKEELLLNIAEVEKLGIIKTKMEEYFQKVAESVTKILRKYKDIKNAGQVGEKPMKQKKEVSFMPGLHFQKPISAKSEISALLSHESLDPLTYNLIQMILTEIESERDVPVASTVGRDHKEKEKQRQEEYLQEGQRKNFGTIFKHHLQEERSYETINQNLEKEGKWLPVKEGKQRQQRQIQWQEEEVWKEQQKQRMQKQTKPDEKQKQGEEEREGHQKPKQQQLEAGKQKIKEQGVLLEREKRQQMMQVQEVRHLEQESSWEREEEKQKPRRKVEDHERQSQKTAKDQTKTSEELEQFLSQTSVTLPPTWKSITKDAFQLQQTKKFKRNLKKLEILEEGQHPIPITPPTFTDSSSPRVFSISGQSPTKSITLTPQQAQAIEIDLTPEETQTLGITPTSHHFQALEETPTSKMSQGLEAAHILEQAQAVRTLLILDQILKSKTPFKLQQEQVLEASLTPEQAQVLRIPITPEQAKAEGTTVTPEQAYAQSITLTPQQAQALGIPLIPEQAQAQSITLTPQQAQALGVTLTPEQAQAQSITLTPQQAQALGVTLTPQQAQALGVTLTPEQAQAQSITLTPQQAQALGVTLTPQQAQAQGVTLIPQQAQAQGITLTPQQAQALGITLTPQQAQALGVTLIPEQAQAQDITLTPQEAQALGVTLTPQQAQAVGVTLTPEQAQAQRITLTPQQAQALGVTLTPQQAQAQGVTLTPEQAQAQRITLTPQQAQALGVTLTPQQAQAQGVTLTPQQAQAQGITPIPQQAQALGVTLTPEQAQAQRVTRTPQQAQALGVTLTPEQAQAQSISLTPQPAQALGVTLTPQQAQGLGVPFTLEQAQVLQVSLSPEQFGELGAPLLSDKVYDLESPHTPEQIQLLGTPFTPGQARSMGITLMSEQGLKSRPSLINEQPSRWLVGPPSGYTLGVEVFSIADKSVTASAPHIPKQSPASPAPVAEKSPIFEVSSTPLQISRSPLTQAPLAPGKSVGMRIPSDPGKLLAPQTFPSSRQTPVSQGQSTSVQLPTPVHSLISGFPPIPGQPLISKLPVVPRQSLISGVLPTSAQIPSVWAPLSPGKPLVPGASSIPGGLLESRPLTLSEQPQVFQTPATHEQSPYLQAPFTLRQHLAPATLPGQASSLWIPPTPGSSPTLWVPSIPAKPQKDLSSSVSKKSKGRLPIISSLKSKSALVHPSAPNFKVPQAPFTTKKFPISEVSDTSKEIQIPQDPFAMEQHRTFQSCLTDYRTPVSQTPDKGELPTLMKPVTSLPSLTIQLPKTSQTSLSEWDQKTRFPPIDKSWILTSVSGTKKPKIMAPTSYPQELKEKYFVDVEAQRKNLILLSQATKASGLPSQLHSMARNLIIETLHTDAVRLRYLFRKYIAYRLIQRARNNIIKRLLAIQNTGKGYETQNLYIMLNRIDDYQEKVMQIWTEKQKSLEQKRNQCLRKMMYLFSQLQEIYKLNLSQPIPLIIDKKQIHASTKFVQRTFLELQKEEDRKYDIFKKFRQEDQIEAIWNADLSTSSYPITEKTPMYSFWAQLGGFPDIPMLLQLDVQSTFRRSLACLQSK; encoded by the exons CATTTAGAGGTTCTCTATGGAAATCCTGGAAAGAAAGAGTTATAAAGCGACCTGCAGCAGCTCATGCTTTAAGACCAGATCAGATGATTAGTGATGAATTTGCAACAAATACAAAGGTTTCAGAAATCCAAGATATGCTACAGGAACTCATAGGTACTGCAATGTTCAATAAATTGGAAAACAATGCTATTAAATATATATCAGCAACAATAAGAAACCTTTCTAAAGCTTTGAGTACACTAAAGGatgaagtaaaatttattaaCCTCCAAAGTGCCAATATGTACATAAATGAGAcaagtgaaggagaaaaagagatttcCCTGAAGATAGTACAAGAtctcagtgaaaaaaatgaaatgcttcagCAGAAGCTTCAAGAAgctgaagaaaaatatgaacaacTCATTCAATCCAAAGGTGTAGAACACCAAGCATTGCCCACATCAACGTTGGAAGTGTTATCTGAGCCTTCTCCACAATCATCCATGGCCGTTAGCCAAGCTCACATAGAAGACAGTATAGACAACATTTTatccaaagaatttaaaaacactCCAGATGAGGTCCAAAGAAAAGGGACCAAACTCTTGGGGATCAAGTGGGACTCAGCTATTTCATATATAGATCCAGCAGAAATGATTTCAGATTTAACTGACCAGCAATACTctttacttgaaaaaaaacagaaaaagtcttCTGAAGATATCACTGAAGATAAGATATCAGAGAAGAAAGGTGGTGCCTATGAGAAAGATGAGACTAATCAGTATCAATCACAGAAAGGAAAGCATGTGAAAGGTCCACCTGTCCCCAAAACATCTGAATCAAGTTCAAATGATGATAAAGGTAAACACAAAGTTGCAGGGACCAAACTTGATCACCACTTTGAGTTACCAgcactggaagagaagagaaaagaaataaaatctttttctgaAGCCAAATCAAAGTCATCCACTGAATCAAAAAGTCAACATGCCCTTGCTGATTTCCCTTCTACTGACACAAAGAGCCAAGGTGGCAAAAGTGGAACAAGTAGTTTATGGGAACGACTCAGGAAGGCCAAACCTGAATATTCACTTAGCAAAAGCCAAATTTCTTCGGGGAATAAAGAGGAACTTACCACTGAGTCAACAGACAAAGAGGGCAAACATAAGATGAGTAGCCTAGCAGAACCATTCAGGTTGAGCCAACTGGATTATTCcaatgagaaactgaaaacaaaaggaaagaaacaccaAACCTCTCCAGGAACCACTgcaagcaaagaagaaaaaactgaagagaaggaTATGTTAGTCTCCAACAAGAAAGTTAAGTCTTATGAACTTGTTAAATCACAACCTAGGACAACTAAAGAGACTTCAGACTCTACCAGAGCTCTAGGAAGTCCAGACagcaaaaatgaacagaataacATAGAAGAATTTCAGAAAGCCATAATGGCATTCctaaaagagaaaactgataaCATAGGAAAGCCTTTGGATAAAAAGACTGTGCCAAAAGAGGAGTTGTTATTAAATATAGCAGAAGTTGAAAAATTAGGAAtcataaagacaaaaatggaGGAATATTTCCAAAAAGTGGCTGAATCTGTGACAAAAATCTTGAGAAAatacaaagatataaaaaatgcAGGACAAGTTGGAGAGAAACCtatgaaacaaaaaaaggaagtctCATTTATGCCAGGATTGCATTTTCAGAAGCCGATTAGTGCAAAATCGGAAATTAGTGCCTTACTTTCACATGAGAGCCTTGACCCACTAACTTACAATTTAATACAAATGATCTTGACTGAAATAGAAAGTGAAAGAGATGTTCCAGTAGCCTCAACAGTAGGGAGAGACCataaggagaaggaaaaacaaagacaggaGGAATATTTGCAAGAGGGTCAACGTAAGAATTTTGGTACAATTTTCAAACACCACTTGCAAGAAGAAAGGAGCTATGAGACGATAAATCAGAatttggagaaggaagggaaatggcTCCCAGTGAAGGAGGGAAAGCAAAGGCAACAGAGGCAGATACAGTGGCAAGAAGAAGAGGTGTGGAAGGAACAGCAAAAACAGAGGATGCAAAAGCAGACTAAGCCAGATGAGAAGCAAAAgcaaggggaagaggagagagaagggcatCAGAAgccaaagcagcagcagctggaagcagggaagcaaaaaataaaagagcaagggGTGCTcttggagagggagaaaagacagcAGATGATGCAGGTTCAGGAAGTGAGACACCTGGAGCAAGAAAGCagttgggagagagaggaggagaagcagaagccaaggagaaaggtAGAGGACCATGAAAGGCAGAGTCAGAAAACAGCAAAGGATCAAACGAAGACTTCTGAAGAGCTAGAACAGTTTCTCAGTCAAACTTCAGTGACATTGCCTCCTACGTGGAAGAGCATAACAAAAGATGCATTCCAGTTACAGCAAACAAAAAAGTTCAAAAGGAATCTTAAGAAATTAGAGATTCTTGAGGAAGGACAGCACCCCATACCAATCACTCCTCCCACTTTCACAGATTCTTCCTCACCCAGGGTCTTTTCTATTTCTGGACAGTCTCCCACAAAGTCCATCACTCTTACCCCTCAGCAGGCTCAGGCAATAGAAATTGATCTCACCCCTGAGGAGACCCAGACACTGGGAATCACTCCTACCTCTCATCACTTTCAGGCGTTGGAGGAAACCCCTACTTCTAAGATGTCCCAGGGTTTGGAAGCAGCCCACATACTTGAGCAGGCACAGGCAGTGAGGACTCTTCTCATTCTTGACCAGATCCTTAAATCGAAGACCCCTTTCAAACTTCAGCAGGAACAGGTATTAGAGGCATCTCTCACTCCAGAACAAGCCCAGGTACTGAGGATCCCAATTACCCCTGAGCAGGCCAAGGCAGAGGGGACCACTGTCACACCTGAGCAGGCCTACGCTCAAAGCATCACTCTCACCCCTCAGCaggcccaggcactggggatCCCTCTCATCCCTGAGCAGGCCCAGGCTCAAAGCATCACCCTCACCCCCCAGCAGGCCCAGGCACTGGGGGTCACACTCACCCCTGAGCAGGCTCAGGCTCAAAGCATCACCCTCACCCCTCAGCAGGCCCAGGCATTGGGGGTCACCCTCACCCCTCAGCAGGCCCAGGCACTGGGGGTCACACTCACCCCTGAGCAGGCCCAGGCTCAAAGCATCACTCTCACCCCTCAGCAGGCCCAGGCATTGGGGGTCACCCTCACCCCTCAGCAGGCCCAGGCACAGGGGGTCACTCTCATCCCTCAGCAGGCCCAGGCTCAAGGCATTACCCTCACCCCTCAGCaggcccaggcactggggatCACACTCACCCCTCAGCAGGCCCAGGCACTGGGGGTCACTCTCATCCCTGAGCAGGCCCAGGCTCAAGACATCACCCTCACCCCTCAGGAGGCCCAGGCACTTGGGGTTACACTCACTCCTCAGCAGGCCCAGGCAGTGGGGGTCACACTTACCCCTGAGCAGGCCCAGGCTCAAAGAATCACCCTCACCCCTCAGCAGGCCCAGGCATTGGGGGTCACACTCACCCCTCAGCAGGCCCAGGCACAGGGGGTCACACTTACCCCTGAGCAGGCCCAGGCTCAAAGAATCACCCTCACCCCTCAGCAGGCCCAGGCATTGGGGGTCACACTCACCCCTCAGCAGGCCCAGGCACAGGGGGTCACACTCACTCCTCAGCAGGCCCAGGCTCAAGGCATCACCCCTATCCCTCAGCAGGCCCAGGCATTGGGGGTCACACTTACCCCTGAGCAGGCCCAGGCTCAAAGAGTCACCCGTACCCCTCAGCAGGCCCAGGCACTGGGGGTCACACTCACCCCTGAGCAGGCCCAGGCTCAAAGCatctccctcacccctcagccaGCCCAGGCACTGGGGGTCACTCTCACCCCTCAACAGGCCCAGGGTTTGGGGGTCCCTTTCACTTTAGAACAGGCTCAAGTATTGcaggtttctctctctccagaacAGTTTGGAGAATTAGGGGCCCCTCTCCTCTCAGATAAAGTCTATGACTTAGAATCTCCCCATACCCCAGAACAAATCCAACTTTTGGGAACCCCGTTCACCCCAGGACAGGCCCGTTCCATGGGTATTACCCTTATGTCTGAGCAGGGTCTAAAATCTAGACCTTCTCTCATTAATGAGCAGCCCTCACGATGGTTGGTTGGTCCTCCTTCAGGATATACCCTGGGAGTTGAGGTCTTTTCCATTGCTGATAAATCTGTAACAGCAAGTGCTCCTCACATTCCTAAGCAGTCTCCTGCATCACCTGCTCCTGTTGCTGAGAAGTCCCCTATATTTGAGGTCTCTTCTACTCCTCTGCAGATATCAAGGTCTCCTCTTACACAAGCCCCCCTTGCCCCTGGGAAATCTGTAGGAATGAGGATTCCTTCAGACCCTGGGAAGCTCCTGGCACCACAGACTTTTCCTTCCTCTAGACAGACCCCAGTTTCTCAGGGTCAATCCACCTCTGTTCAGCTCCCAACACCAGTTCACAGCCTAATATCTGGGTTTCCTCCCATTCCAGGGCAGCCCCTT ATATCGAAGCTCCCTGTTGTCCCCAGACAGTCCCTTATATCTGGAGTCCTACCCACCTCTGCACAGATTCCCAGTGTCTgggctcctctctctccagggaaGCCCTTGGTTCCTGGGGCCTCTTCCATCCCTGGAGGGCTCTTGGAATCTAGACCCTTAACCCTCTCTGAGCAGCCTCAGGTATTCCAGACCCCTGCCACCCATGAGCAATCTCCCTATCTACAAGCCCCTTTTACCCTTAGGCAGCATCTGGCACCAGCGACCCTTCCTGGGCAAGCTTCCTCACTATGGATCCCTCCTACCCCTGGGTCTTCCCCAACACTATGGGTGCCCTCAATCCCTGCTAAACCCCAGAAAGATTTATCCTCTTCTGTCTCTAAGAAAAGTAAGGGAAGACTGccaattatttcttctctgaagtCTAAATCAGCATTGGTCCATCCCAGTGCTCCAAATTTCAAGGTACCTCAAGCCCCTTTCACCACTAAGAAGTTCCCAATATCAGAGGTCTCTGACACTTCTAAAGAAATCCAGATACCCCAAGATCCTTTTGCCATGGAACAACATAGAACATTTCAGTCTTGTCTCACTGATTACAGGACACCAGTATCACAAACCCCTGATAAGGGGGAACTTCCCACTCTCATGAAGCCTGTAACATCACTACCTTCTCTTACTATTCAACTACCCAAGACATCTCAGACCTCACTTTCTGAATGGGACCAGAAAACCCGATTCCCTCCCATAGATAAGTCCTGGATTCTGACTTCAGTTTCAGGTACCAAGAAACCCAAGATTATGGCACCCACTTCCTATCCTCAAGAGCTCAAAGAGAAGTATTTTGTTGATGTGGAGGCTCAACGGAAGAACCTGATTCTCTTAAGTCAGGCCACAAAAGCTTCTGGACTCCCTTCACAACTACATTCAATGGCTAGGAATCTCATAATTGAGACCCTTCATACGGACGCAGTTCGGCTAAGATACCTATTCCGCAAGTACATTGCCTATAGGCTGATCCAGCGTGCAAG AAACAACATAATCAAACGATTACTAGCCATCCAAAATACTGGGAAAGGTTATGAGACCCAGAACCTCTACATAATGCTGAACAGAATTGATGACTACCAGGAAAAGGTGATGCAGATTTGGACAGAGAAGCAGAAGTCTCTAGAGCAGAAACGGAATCAGTGCCTGAGGAAAATGATGTACTTATTTAGCCAG ctccaAGAGATTTATAAGTTGAATCTCAGTCAACCTATCCCTTTGATCATCGACAAAAAGCAAATACATGCCTCTACCAAATTTGTTCAACGGACATTCCTAGAGCTACAAAAAGAAGAGGACAGAAAGTATGACATTTTCAAGAAATTTAG ACAAGAAGACCAAATAGAAGCCATCTGGAATGCTGATCTATCCACTTCAAGCTACCCAATAACAGAGAAGACACCAATGTATTCATTCTGGGCCCAGCTGGGTGGGTTCCCAGATATTCCAATGCTGCTCCAGTTAGATGTTCAGTCTACCTTCAGAAGATCTCTTGCATGCCTTCAGTCGAAGTAA